Proteins co-encoded in one Bremerella sp. TYQ1 genomic window:
- a CDS encoding HEAT repeat domain-containing protein, whose product MDQQSTLCGFLLALILGLTGCASNGAIVDPIIWWDKEDPADLAKYGPTPVQRIESLEGLANSARSLSAERRSVEANKIAQALPEEENAVIRVHMLRTLAKLNTPEAFAGMKSSLYDSDADVRREAVIALGEAANPEAVSLLGDVLIRDRNYDVRLAAATALGEFRSAGAKEALVPALDARDPAMRFAAIESLRKTSNVDYQGDTAKWREFAMGGNPEPPSASIAEQLVPSFLR is encoded by the coding sequence ATGGACCAGCAGTCCACGCTCTGCGGATTCTTGTTAGCCCTTATTTTAGGGCTCACCGGATGTGCCTCGAATGGTGCGATCGTCGACCCTATTATCTGGTGGGACAAAGAAGACCCAGCAGACTTAGCCAAGTACGGCCCCACCCCGGTCCAGCGGATCGAGTCGCTGGAGGGCTTGGCCAATAGCGCCCGAAGTCTTTCAGCAGAAAGACGTTCCGTCGAGGCAAACAAAATCGCGCAAGCTCTTCCCGAAGAAGAAAACGCCGTGATTCGTGTGCACATGTTACGCACTTTAGCCAAGTTGAACACGCCAGAAGCGTTCGCCGGGATGAAATCGTCTCTGTACGATTCCGACGCCGACGTCCGACGCGAGGCCGTAATTGCCCTAGGCGAAGCCGCAAACCCTGAAGCCGTAAGCCTTTTGGGCGATGTGCTGATCCGCGATCGCAACTACGACGTCCGTCTGGCTGCCGCAACAGCACTGGGTGAATTCCGTTCGGCCGGGGCCAAAGAAGCCCTCGTCCCAGCCCTGGACGCTCGCGACCCTGCCATGCGATTCGCCGCCATCGAATCGCTCCGCAAGACAAGCAACGTCGATTACCAAGGCGACACGGCCAAGTGGCGAGAGTTCGCCATGGGTGGCAATCCCGAGCCGCCATCGGCGTCGATTGCTGAGCAGTTAGTGCCAAGCTTTCTGCGATAG